The sequence below is a genomic window from Verrucomicrobiota bacterium.
CCCTCTCGGCCCCGGCTCTCAAAACCGACTCGATGTAAGCGCTCTCCTTTTCCAGCTCCGCCCGCCGGGCCCGCATGGGAGCAAAATGCTCCCAGTAGGCCTCCCAGAGTCGCTTCTTGAAGTCCCCATAGCCGACTCCACCCTTGGCGAAATCCTCCTCCATCTGCTGCACCTCCCCCTCGCTCGCGAACAAGGCATAGAGCGCCAGGATGACGGAACCTTTCGTCGGTTTGGGTTCCTCCACCGGAGTGGAATCGGTCTGGAGGCGCATGACCAGCTTCCTCTGCGCCTTCTCTGGCCCGAAGATGGGGAGGGCATTGCGGTAGCTTTTGCTCATCTTCTGGCCGTCCAGCCCGGGCACCACGGCGGTCGCTTCCCGGATCCGCTCCTCCGGTACCACCAAGGTACCCTCCCCATAGCGATCATTGATCTTGAGCGCCAGGTCGCGCGTCACCTCGACGTGTTGCTTTTGATCCTTGCCGACCGGGACCAAATGACTGTCATAAATCAAAATGTCGGACGCCATCAGGACGGGGTAGGCAAAGAGCCCGTGAGAGGGAGAAAGGCCTTTGGCGATCTTGTCTTTGTAGGAGTGACAGCGCTCCAAGAGTCCCATGGGGCAAACCGTGCTCAAGATCCAAGCCAGCTCATGGACCTCCGGGACATCGGATTGGCGAAAAAAGATGGCTTTCTCGGGATCGAGCCCGCAGGCCAGAAAATCGAGGGCCGCTTCCCGCACATTCTCCCTCAGGCTGGCCGGCTCGGGCGAGGAGGTCAGGGCGTGGTAATCGGCGATGAAGTAGAAGGCCTCCCCCTCCTCTTGCAGCTCGATCGCCGGCTGCATCATCCCGAAGTAGTTGCCAATGTGGGGCCGGCCGGAAGCCTGGATGCCGGAGAGGATTCTCATGGTCGCGCCATCAGACCGTAGACCCCCTCAGGGCGCAAGTTCTGAGCGCACCGGAGGGCGTTCTAAAAAAATTTTCGGGCTTTTTTTGAGCGACCTGACACCCGCTCCAAGGTGGCCAAAAAGCCCCCCATCGGGGGTGCAACCGCAAGGCGTAAACGGCCTTCTGCCTGGGCCGGATGCGAAAGTTTTTTGCCGAGGTCGAGCGATGGAACTCCTTCGGACAGAAGCTCGTATCCTCCCATGGTGTCGTTTCCGATACCATCACAAAACCACGAACAGACCAATGAAAAAACTCGCAATCGTCCTACTGACCACCGGCGCCCTCGCCTCCACCAGCCTCGCGGGAGGCCACGAAGCCAAGCCCGCTGAAAAAGACATCGTGGGAGTGGCCGCCGCCAATGAATCCTTCACCACGCTGGTGGCCGCCGTGAAAGCCGCCGGGCTGGTGGAAGCACTCCAAGGCGAAGGCCCCTTCACCGTCTTCGCGCCCACCAACGAAGCTTTCGCAGCGCTTCCCGAGGGCACCTTGGAAACGCTTCTCAAACCAGAGAACAAAGAACAGCTCACCAACATCCTCCTCTACCACGTCGTCCCCGCCAAAGTGATGGCAGCCGACGTCAAAGCGATGGAAGCCCCCACCCTTCTGGAGGGGCAAACCATTACGGTGACAGTCGATGACGGGGTCATGGTGGACCAAGCCAAGGTGGTGGCGACCGACGTGAAAGCCTCCAACGGTGTCATCCACGTCATCGACGCCGTGATCCTTCCCGACGCCGGGTAAGGAGCACCTGCTCTTTCTTCTTGCACGCGCCAAAAAAAGGGGCGGCCTCGCGGCCGTCCCTTTTTTATTGAAGAGCGTCCCACAGCCGCACGGCCTCGGCGGCTTGGGCGACTGCGTGCACTCGAAAAATATCCGCCCCCTCGTCCAGGCCGGCCATCAAGCAAGCGAGCGTGCCAGCGTCTCGGGCCTGGGCCTTCCCGATTCCCAAGACCTCGCCAATGACGGTTTTGCGCGAAATCGGCAGCAAGACCGCGCAGCCAAATTGATTCAGTCGACCAGCAGAGCGCAGGATGGCGAGGTTGTCTTCCTTCTGCTTCGCGAAATCGATTCCCGGGTCCAGGATGAGCCGCTCGCGGGCCAATCCGACCGACTCGGCCAGGGCCACTTTCTCGGCGAAAAAGCCCTCCAGCTCTTCCCAAATGTCCGGGTAGACCTGCTCCTGGTTGGCCACCTTGACCTGGCCCCGGTTGTGCATCACCAAAAGGGCCGCCCCGGCCGCTTGGCAGGCCACGGCGTTGCGCGAATCAGGCAGGGCGCTCATGTCATTGAGAATCTCTCCTCCGACTGGCAGAACCTTCTCCACCACCTCCGGCCTCCAGGTGTTCCACGAAAGAAGGGGCGGCCAGAGCTGCTTGTCATCGCGCGGTCCTGCCTTCGCCAAAATGGCTTCCCACTGCGCCCAGAAAGCCAGGAGACGCTCCGCTTCTTCCTCGCTCGCGATGGCTTGGCGATTGGTGCGGGCGCTCTCCGCCCCCACGTCAATGAGGTCCGCGCCCTGCCGCAGCATCTCGCTGACCTGAGCGGCCGCCACCTCCAAATCGAGCGTGCCATCGCCCGAAAGAGAGTCTTCGGTCAGATTGCAGATGCCCATCACAAGCGCTCGGCGCAGTTCGATGCGTCGACCGCTCCTCGGAACCCCCAAGACCTTCATAACGGCACCGCCCTCCCTGCCCGCCTCTCAAAACGAAGCGTTTCCTGAAAGCCACACTCCGCGGCCAGCCGCCTCGCTCGATCGAAATCCCGGGCCACCTCCCCGGGCCGGTGGGCATCCGAGCTAATGACCAGCCCGACACCCGCCTCAGCCGCCAGCTCCAAAAAGCCCCGCGCCGGGTAGGCCTCGGCACAGTCCTTGTGCCAACCGGCAGTGTTGATCTCAAAAGCCACCTGCCCCTCCACCAGGGCCTCGATGGCCGGTTCATAGTAGCGCCGCAAGTCGCCCGTCGGCCAGTGCCCGAACTTCTTCACCAGATCGGGATGCCCGACAAAATCAAAGAAGCCCGAGCGAATGGCCTTCGTGAACAAAGCCCAGTAGCGATCCCAAGTTTCCTCCACTCCCAAGGCCCCGATCCGATCGACCAAGCGCGGATCATCCACCGCCCAGCTCTCGTCGAGGTAATGGACACTGCCGATGAGGTAATCAAACTCGGCCGCCGCCGCCAGCTCCTCGATCCAGGCCTCCCCACCCTCCAAGTAATCCACCTCCAGCCCGAGCCGGACCGGCAGGCTGGCCCCGCCCGCAGCCCGCGCCCGCTCGACCCACTCGCAGTAAGCAGGGAACTCAGCCCAATCCATGCGCCAATCGTCGAAGGCTTCCCGCATCGGACTGTGGTCGGAAATGCCCATCTCGACCAAGCCCGCCGCCCGGGCCGCCGCCACCATTTGTTCGGGGCTGCCCTCCGCGTGGCGACAGAGCGGAGTGTGCAGGTGGTAATCGGCCGGGGGCGTCACGGCCTCACCTTCTCTATCGGATTGGTGCTTCTCAAACAGGATTTTCTGTTCATACTGTGCTGTCTCCCCCATGCCGAAAGAATTCTCCTTTTCCGAACCGGACCCCTTCACGCAGAGGCTCTTCGACAAGCTGCAGCGCCATCCTAAGCGGATCGTTTTCACCGAGGGGCACGACCTCCGGGTCCTGCGGGTGGCTCGGGAAATGGTGCGCCGCGAAATCGCCGTGCCCATCCTGATCGGCAACCGAGGAAAGATCCAAGAGTTCGCCGCTCGGGAAGACATCTCGATGGAGTTCATCAATGTCATCAACCCGGAGCGCTCCGAGGACTTGGAACTCTTCTGCCGTCGCTTCGAGAAAATGGAGCGCTACCGCCAAATGAAGGTCACCGACGCCCGCCGCATCATGACCAATCCCCACTACTTCGCCGCCATGATGGTGCAGTATGGCCAGGCGGACGGCCTCATCGGTGGGAACCAGAGCTTCCCGGCCGCCATCATGCGGGCCTTGCTCCACATCATGAAGCCCTTGCCGGACTGCCCCCGCATCGCAGGCTGCACCGTGCTGGCCGGCTTGGGGCTGCCCCACTTTGGCGAGGACAATGTCCTCTTCTTGGCGGACACCGGCGTCATCCCCGAGCCGAATTCCAATGAGCTGGCCATGATCGCGGTCGAGGCCGGCAAGCTCTTTCGC
It includes:
- the trpS gene encoding tryptophan--tRNA ligase; translated protein: MRILSGIQASGRPHIGNYFGMMQPAIELQEEGEAFYFIADYHALTSSPEPASLRENVREAALDFLACGLDPEKAIFFRQSDVPEVHELAWILSTVCPMGLLERCHSYKDKIAKGLSPSHGLFAYPVLMASDILIYDSHLVPVGKDQKQHVEVTRDLALKINDRYGEGTLVVPEERIREATAVVPGLDGQKMSKSYRNALPIFGPEKAQRKLVMRLQTDSTPVEEPKPTKGSVILALYALFASEGEVQQMEEDFAKGGVGYGDFKKRLWEAYWEHFAPMRARRAELEKESAYIESVLRAGAERARAEAARVLDRVRRAVGLA
- a CDS encoding fasciclin domain-containing protein, which codes for MKKLAIVLLTTGALASTSLAGGHEAKPAEKDIVGVAAANESFTTLVAAVKAAGLVEALQGEGPFTVFAPTNEAFAALPEGTLETLLKPENKEQLTNILLYHVVPAKVMAADVKAMEAPTLLEGQTITVTVDDGVMVDQAKVVATDVKASNGVIHVIDAVILPDAG
- the folP gene encoding dihydropteroate synthase produces the protein MKVLGVPRSGRRIELRRALVMGICNLTEDSLSGDGTLDLEVAAAQVSEMLRQGADLIDVGAESARTNRQAIASEEEAERLLAFWAQWEAILAKAGPRDDKQLWPPLLSWNTWRPEVVEKVLPVGGEILNDMSALPDSRNAVACQAAGAALLVMHNRGQVKVANQEQVYPDIWEELEGFFAEKVALAESVGLARERLILDPGIDFAKQKEDNLAILRSAGRLNQFGCAVLLPISRKTVIGEVLGIGKAQARDAGTLACLMAGLDEGADIFRVHAVAQAAEAVRLWDALQ
- a CDS encoding histidinol-phosphatase, which gives rise to MGETAQYEQKILFEKHQSDREGEAVTPPADYHLHTPLCRHAEGSPEQMVAAARAAGLVEMGISDHSPMREAFDDWRMDWAEFPAYCEWVERARAAGGASLPVRLGLEVDYLEGGEAWIEELAAAAEFDYLIGSVHYLDESWAVDDPRLVDRIGALGVEETWDRYWALFTKAIRSGFFDFVGHPDLVKKFGHWPTGDLRRYYEPAIEALVEGQVAFEINTAGWHKDCAEAYPARGFLELAAEAGVGLVISSDAHRPGEVARDFDRARRLAAECGFQETLRFERRAGRAVPL
- a CDS encoding phosphate acyltransferase, yielding MPKEFSFSEPDPFTQRLFDKLQRHPKRIVFTEGHDLRVLRVAREMVRREIAVPILIGNRGKIQEFAAREDISMEFINVINPERSEDLELFCRRFEKMERYRQMKVTDARRIMTNPHYFAAMMVQYGQADGLIGGNQSFPAAIMRALLHIMKPLPDCPRIAGCTVLAGLGLPHFGEDNVLFLADTGVIPEPNSNELAMIAVEAGKLFRHHQGRPARVAMLSFSTKGSAHTLGTETVRAATAIAKERIRSQHLEMEIDGEMQVDVALIPEAAERKTVRGPVAGKADVLVFPNLDSGHMAFKLLHHIGGARSYGQIILGLARPAAQVSRAATEESILGTAAAVGVEAVKYHELYLDDFLSDA